One window of the Pristiophorus japonicus isolate sPriJap1 chromosome 23, sPriJap1.hap1, whole genome shotgun sequence genome contains the following:
- the LOC139235651 gene encoding zinc finger protein 211-like: protein MEKPWKCGDCGKGFRSPSILEIHQHSHTGERPFTCSECGKRFTQSSDLLKQQRVHTGERPFTCSECGKGFTCSSNLLAHQRVHTGERPFTCYECGKGFTCSSNLLTHQRVHTGERPFTCSECGKGFTRPSILLTHQRVHTGERPFTCSECGKGFTQSSHLQSHQRVHTEERPFTCSECGKVFTCSSNLLAHQQVHTGERPFTCYECGKGFTCSSNLLTHQRVHTGERPFTCSECGKGFTQSSNMLRHQRVHTGERPFTCSECGKGFTQASHLLKHQRVHK from the coding sequence atggagaaaccgtggaaatgtggggactgtgggaagggattcagatcaccatctatcctggaaattcatcaacacagtcacactggggagaggccgttcacctgctctgagtgtgggaagcgattcactcagtcatccgacctgctgaaacagcagcgagttcacactggggagaggccgttcacctgctcggagtgtgggaagggattcacttgttcatccaacctgctggcacaccagcgagttcacactggggagaggccgttcacctgctatgagtgtgggaagggattcacttgttcatccaacctgctgacacaccagcgagttcacactggggagaggccgttcacctgctctgagtgtgggaagggattcactcggccatccatcctgctgacacaccagcgagttcacactggggagaggccgttcacttgctctgagtgtgggaagggattcactcagtcatcccacctgcagtcacaccagcgagtacacactgaggagaggccgttcacctgctcggagtgtgggaaggtattcacttgttcatccaacctgctggcacaccagcaagttcacactggggagaggccgttcacctgctatgagtgtggtaaaggattcacttgttcatccaacctgctgacacaccagcgagttcacactggggagaggccattcacctgctcggagtgtgggaagggattcactcagtcatccaacatgctgagacaccagcgagtacacactggggagaggccgttcacctgctcggagtgcgggaagggattcactcaggcatcccacctgctgaaacaccagcgagttcacaagtga